The Salvelinus namaycush isolate Seneca chromosome 19, SaNama_1.0, whole genome shotgun sequence DNA window AGCaggctactgagacagacagtgatgtggCACTCAGTGGTGAGGCTGAGGCAGACTGCAATGCATTCTggagaaagaagaagaggaggcagacagagaggaggcagacagagaggaggcagacagagaggaggcagacagagaggaggcagacagagaggaggcagaCAGAGCGGTTagcacagtggttcccaaacttggggtCAAGGGCCCCGTGAGAAAATCTGTACTAGCCTTATCGAACAagcaaaaaataaatatgaaTGTCTCCACATGGCCTATCTTCCATATCGTCCAACATTAAAATGCAAACAACACAACTCTAAAAATGTCAGACGTTTTCATTTTGTCGCTGATGCTACGTGTCAGTGTTAAACCTTCTCTCATAACTCCCCCCTTTCAGAGGTATGACATTACAACTGTATAGCTAATGGCCTCGGTGTTTACAGATGGCCTGAGGTGAATGAAGCAGCCGAGGGGTTAATGATGGGttgttctccaaatagcatttcaaggtaatgagcttcacgaccccccccccccccccccccccctcttccagAACCTCACTTAAACTCAAAACCCTAGTTACAGCCTTGGGTGGGATGACCAGAGGGTGGACTGGAGagatctcttcctctctcatcttCCCTGctgagggtggagaggagagggtgggatGACCAGAGGGTGGAGCAGAGAGatatcccttcctctctctcatcttctctgCTGAGGGTGGAGCGGAGAGGGTGGGATGACCAGAGGGTGGAGCAGAGatatcccttcctctctctcatcttctctgCTGAGGGTGGAGCGGAGAGGGTGGGATGACCAGAGGGTGGAGCAGAGatatcccttcctctctctcatcttcccTGCTGAGGGTGGAGCGGAGAGGGTGGGATGACCAGAGGGTGGAGCAGAGAGatatcccttcctctctctcatcttctctgCTGAGGGTGGAGCAGAGAGGGTGGGATGACCAGAGGGTGGAGCAGAGATATCCCTCTCTGCATCTTCTCTGCTGATGGTGGAGCGGAGAGGGGGGGATGACCAGAGGGTGGAGCAGAGatatcccttcctctctctcatcttctctgCTGAGGGTAGAGCGGAGATATCCCTCTCTGCATCTTCTCTGCTGATGGTGGAGCGGAGAGGGTGGGATGACCAGAGGGTGGAGCAGAGAGGGGGGGATGACCAGAGGGTGGAGCAGAAatatcccttcctctctctcatcttttcTGCTTagggtggaggagtggagagggggggatgaccagagggtagagggagagatcaTCTGCCCTGTAAGAGCCTTATTCACTGTGAAAATGTCCCTCGTCCACTTAGAACCTAAAACAGAGAATGCTGTCATTAAAATTCCAAACATTCCTCCAAATGTACCACATGAAAGAACAGGACACTGCGGACAGGACACTGCCGACAGGACACTGCCGACAGGACACAGTGGCTGCTGGTTTTATGGTTTTATGGTGCCATCCTTGAGAGGCCACGTGTAATGGACCAATTCTGGGTTTAAAGGCGGTTTTACATAATACCACTGCAGACTTGACTTTCACTGTGGGGAAGATCAATATGATCAAATATAAAATGGACCGAATGGACAGAAAGTACGGCCAACTGGAGTTGTGTTTTTGAGTAGGAGGTGGGTGAGAATTGATTTCTGACATAACAGCACTCCACACTCAGCATCTCCTGAAGACTCACACAATGAATGATTGCCTACACACCGGGGTCCCTTAGTCCCTTTCCTTAATGCTAGTGTTAAACTTAGTCTACTCCCTTTCTTTCTTCTGTGATAGACAGGTACTCACCGTAGGTGTCAGTAGTTCACTCCCTCTTGTATAAGGCAGCGCTGGTGGGCCCTTCAAACTGCAGCTTGATAGCCTGTTTCAGGTTGAGCTGGGGGTCCGTGGTCGTCATGACCACCATGCAGGCAGCAGATAAGGCACTACTGGACTTTATAGACATCTTCTGGTTCTCCTCCCGTGTCTCTCTCTGGGCCGGGCTCTGGAGCTCGTAAGGGTAGCCCATAGGGAGACAGTTCCTGTTTTTGGGGCCATCTTGTCCAGGCGTCACCCCTAGAGAAGCCATGACAGAGTTCCACCTCCCCCCTTCGTACTGAGACCTCTCCTCCTGGATCAGGCAGGGGGGTTTGTGTTTACTGGGATAGTCGAACCCTATTGGGCAGCCTTTGTAAGGCTGCTCAGAGTCATGTACCGTGGCCGTGACTGTGCAGAGGGTGGGTGGAGGAGGGCTGGCCTTAGGGCATCGGGCCCTGCGGCTGCTGCTGTGCAGGCTGCCATGGGCGGAGTCTGGCGGAGGCAGGGTGGAATGGCGAAATCGGCTGCGGGGGAGGGAGTGCTGCTGGATCTGCTGGGTGAAAGACAGGCTGTCAGCGGGGACGGTCTGCACCGTGGCCAGGGAGTGGGCTGTTGAGGAGGATGTCTGGGAGCTCTGGATGGAGTGGAAGTGCTCGGCTGTGGAACCTGGGGAGCAGGAGGCCGAGGCTGAGGAGACCGAGGCTGAGGAGGTGGAGGCGCCAGCCTCGTTACTCTCTGAGCAGGTTGAGTACAGGATCTTCACAGTGGATGACTTGGGCGACCGGGTGTTCGATTGGGGCAGAAGGCCTGAGTACGGTTTGGCTCCGTAGCTCTCCAGCATCCTGACGATGGTGAAGTGGCCCCGCTTTCCGGCTACCTTGACGGGGCTGCGGCCGTACTTGTCTATGTGGTCTGGGTTGGCTCCTCTCTCCAGCAGCATAGCCACAATGTTGGCGTGGCCCTCCTGAGCCGCGATGCTAAGTGCCGTGGCCCCCTGCTGGCGGCAGGCCAGATCCACGTTGACCCCGCTGACCTCCAGGAGTAGACAACCAGGCGCCACATGACCGCGCCAGGCTACAGAGTGCAGGGGGGGTCGTCCCTCCCCATCCTGGGCATTAGGGTCCGCCCCATGGCTCACCAGCAGCCCCACCGCCTCCAGGTTGCCCTGCCAGGTGGCCACGTGCAGCGCCGTACGCCCCTCCATGTCCCGGGACTCCAAGGGCACACCCCCTTTCTCTATGAGGAGGGCAGCCATGTCCAGATGTCCCTCCAGAACCAGGAGGTAGAGCAGCGGACGGCCCTCTGCGTCCCGTACGTCCGTGTCCGTGCCCCGCCTCATCAGTAGCTCCACCACCTCAGCGTGGTCCTCCAGGGCGGCGGCGCTCAGCGCAGAGTGGCCGTCGTACGCCCGGTGGTCGATGGGTGAGCGGTGGTCCAGCAGCAGCCTCACCGTGCCACAGTGGCCCTCCTGCGCGGCCAAGATGAGGGGCGTCCGTCCCTCGATGTCCATCTCTCCGACACGAGCCATGCTCCCACTCTCCATCAGGATGGCACAGATCCCCCGGTGGCCCTCGCACGCGGCGGCGTGCAGCGGGGTCCAGCCCAGATCATCTTTATGGTTCTCATCCAGCCCTCGGTCCAGGAGAGCTCTGACCACCTCCACGCTGCCCTGTGCTGCTGCCAGGCTCAGAGCTGTACGACCCTCCCCATCGATGCTATCCACCGTAGCGCCCCAGAACAGCACCCTGCCCACTGTCTTAGCATGGCCCATGGCGGCAGCCGCCAACAGCGGggtgacagcagcagcagaagcgGCGGCGGCATGTAGCCCGGCACTCTCGTCTACGTCGGCCCCAGCCTCTAATAACAGTTCTACCACCTCCTCGTGACCTTCATATGCCGCCAGCAGCAGAGGGGTCATCCCATTCCTGTCCCTGTGCCCCGGGTCAGCCCCTCTCTCCAACAGCAGGCTGGCCACGTCTCCATAACCTTTGACCCCGGCTGCTGTGGGCACACAGAGCGCAGCCACGGACAAGGCAGTACGTCCGTCTCCATCGGCCAGGTCGACCTCTGCACAGTGGTCTAGCAGGATCTCTACTGCCTCCCTGTGTCCCATGTAGGCGGCAGCGATCAGTGGCGTGCGGCCCTCCCGGTCTGCCATGTCCACCTGCGCTTTGTAGTCCAGCAGTGTGAGGAGGATCTCCTCATGACCCCCCCAGGCTGCCGCCCTCAGCGCCGACCGGCCCTCTGCATCACACCCGTCCACGTTCGCCCCCGCATCTAGCAGCAGGTGCACTGCCTCAGTGTGACCCGCCCAGGCCGCTGACCGTAAGGCTGTCCAGCCCTCGCTGTCCGCGTGTTCCACCATCCTCACGGCGGCCTCCGGCTGCTGACCCCTGGCCCAGTCCAGCAGCATCCCCAGCACCTTAACATGGCCCTGCCTGGCAGACAGCATCAGGGGTGTCTGGCCCTGGTGGTCACTGATCAGAGGGTCAGCCCCTCGGGACAGGAGCAGGACGGCCACGTCGGCTGAGCCTGCGTGGGCCGCGCTGGCCAGCAGGGTGCGTCCGTCTGAGGGGTCGGTCCGGTTCACACTGACCCCGCTGTCCAAGAGCACCCTCATTGAGTCCTGCCTCTCCAGCACCCGCCGGATGATGGTCCCCCCTTGTCCGGCACAGTGTACCCCCGTGCTggggcctctgtctggggcgcaGGAGGGAGGGAACACCCCACTCTTCATCAGCAGCTGGAGGACCTCCTGCTTGACCAGGACAGGGGGCTGAGAGGCAGGGGAAGAGGGGTATGAGGAGCTAGCCAGAGGGGGCACATCTGCCCACAACAGCCATAGGGCCAGGAGGGCAGGTTTGTCCTTGTGCATGCCTGAGCTGATCAGGTGCGAGCCCATCTGACAGGTGTCCTCTGTGTTAAGGTGTGGGGCGCGCAGGGTGAGAGCCATGGCCAGCATGGTGTGTCCCTCAGACACGCTACACAGATACTTCTGGGTGCAATACTTCACGTCCGTCAGCCACTCTGCAAAACTAGCATGGAACAGAAGCTTGCTGCCTCCCGGCCCATCAATGAGCAGCGTAGACAAAGCCTTTAGCCTGCTCTGGAAGTCCATAGGGCTGAGGGACATGTCTTGGGTCCAGGTGGCGGTGTATATCTCCTGGGTAGTGAAGGGCCTAGGGGAGGCTAGGAGGGCGTTAAGGAGGGGCCTGACCTCAAGGAACAGGCACCTGGGGAAGAGTCTCTGGCAGAGCCACAGGTAGAGGCCGTTGAGGGTCCCGGGGATGTCTCGGATCTCCCGGAGCCCAACCAATGCCCCCGCCACGCCGTCTAGCACctgctccagaaacaggaagcaGCCGCCACTTTTGATGTGCAGCAGGTTGAGCATGTCGGCTGTCTCGGGGGTCAGCTGACGGCGGAGCGCCCCTTCCTGGTCCAGCCTCCTCAAGATGTACTGCTGCACGTCCCGCACTGGCGCCGGCTTCCGCAGGTCATCCAGACACAGCTTACGGaaacctggaggagagagagcaagagagagacagaaagagagagaggagagagacttatTGAAACTCACTTAGATTATTTTTCTGTTTTAGGAAGAGGTATTGGACTTCCCTGCAAAGACAGATGTATAACGTGCATTGAACTGCTGTCAGGCCAGGGaatcagttgaagtcggaagttgacatacaccttagccaaatacattaaaactcagtttttttttacaattgctgatatttaatcctagtaaaaatgccccgttttaggtcagttagaatcaccactttattttaagaatgtgaaatgtcagaataatagtagagagaatgatttatttcagcttttatttctttcatcacaataccagtgggtcagaagtttacatacactcaattagtatttggtagcattgcctttaaattgtttaacttgtgtcaaacgtttagGGTAGTATTCTACGAGCTTCcaacaataggttgggtgaattttggcccattcctcctgacagagctggtgtaactgagtcaggtttgtaggcctccttgctcgcacacgctttttcagtgctgcccacaaattttctataggattgaggtcagggctttgcgatggccgctccaataccttgactttgttgtccttaagccattttaccacatctttggaagtatgcttggggtcattgtccatttggaagacccatttgcgaccaagctttaacttcctgactgatgtcttgagatgttgcttcaatatatccgcatacttttcctacctcatgatgccatctattttgtgaagtgcaccagtccctcctgcagcaaaacacccccacaacatgatgctgccacctccgtgcttcacggttgggattgtgttcgtTGGCTTGCAAGACtcgccctttttcctccaaacataacgatggtcattatggccaaacagttctatttttgtttcatcagaccagaggacatttctccaaaaagtacgatctttgtccccatgtgcagttgcaaaccgtagtctggcttttttttatggcggtgttggagcagtggcttcttccttgctgagctccctttcaggttatgtcgatataggaatcgttttactgtggatatagatactttgtacctgtttcctacagcatcttcacaaggtcctttgctgttgttctgggattgatttacacttttcgcaccaaagtacattaatctctaggagacagaatgcttctccttcctgagtggtatgatggctgcctggtcccatggtgtttatacttgcgtactattgtttgtacagatgaacgtggtaccttcaggcgtttggaaattgctcccaaggatgaaccagacttgtggtctacaattttttttctgaggtcttggctgatttcttttgattttcccatgatgtcaagcaaagagtttgaagttaggccttgaaatacatccacaggtagacctccaattgactcaaatgatgtcaactagcctatcagaagcttctaaagccatgacctcattttctggaattttccaagctgtttaaaggcacagtcaacttagtgtatgtaaacttctgacccactggaattgtgatacagtgaattataagtgaaataatctgtctgtaaacaattgttggagaaatgacttgtgtcatgcacaaagtagatgtcctaaccggcttgccaaaactatagtttgttaacaagacatttgtggagtggttgaaaaacgagttttaatgactccaacctaagtgtatgtaaacctccgactttaaatgtatgtatatatatatgtatatatatatatacactatatatacatacgTATGTGGagaggctatttcagccacacctgttgctgacaggtgtatagaattgagcacacaaccatgcaatctccatagacaaacattgccagtagaatggcccgtactgaagagctcagtgactttcaactgaCTGAGGCCCTGTCATAGGATACCACTTTTCCAACAAGACCGAGTTCCATACTGCCTCTgtaagcaatgtcagcacaatacctgtacgtcgggagcttcatgaaatgggttatTTGGATTATTTAAGCCCATGATTTCggaatgagatattcgacgagcaggtgtccacatacatttgttcatgtagtgtgtatatatacagtaccagtcaaaagtttggacacacctactcattcaagggtttttctttatttttactattttaaacattgtagaataatagtaaagacatcaacactattaaAATACCCatatggactcatgtagtaaccgaaaaagtgttaaacaaatctaaatatattttagattttagattcttcaaagtagccaccctttgccttgatgacaggtttgcacactcttggcattctctcaaccagcttcatgaggaatgcttttccaaccgtcttgaaggagttcccacatatgctgagcacttgttggctgcttttccttcattctgcaaTACAACTCATCggaaaccatctcaattgggttgaggtcgggttattgtggaggccaggtcatctgatgcagcatcatcactctccttattggtcaaatagcccttacacagcctggaggtgtgttttgggtcattgtcttgttgaaaaacaaatgatagtcccactaagcgcaaaccagatgggatggcgtatcgctgcagaatgctgtggtagccatgctggttaagtgtgccttgaattctaaataaatcaccaacaatgtcaccagtaaagcacccccacactatcacacctcctcctccatgtttcacggtgggaactagaCAAGCGAGATCatttgttcacctactctgcatctcacaaaaacacggcggttggaaccaaaaatctgaaatttggactcatcagaccaaaggacagatgcccactggtctaatgtccactgcttgtttttcttggcccaagcaattctcTTCATATTATTGGTGTccgttagtagtggtttcttttcagcaattcgaccatgaaggcctgattcacgcagtctcctctgaacagttgatgttgagatgtgtctgttacttgaactctgtgaagcatttatttgggctgcaatttctgaggctggtaactctaatgaacttatcctctgcagcagaggtaactctgggtcttcctttcctgtggcagtcctcatgagagtcagtttcatcatagcgctttcaAAGTTTTAATAATTTTAcgggttgactgaccttcatgtcttaaagtaatgatgcacTGTCGTTTcaatttgcttatttgagctgttcttgccataatatggacttggtcttttaccaaatatggctatcttctgtataccacccctaccttgtcacaacacaactgattgactcaaaggcattaagaaggaaagaaatcccacaaattaacttttaacaaggcacacctgttaattgaaatgcattccagatgactacctcatgaagctggttgagagaatgctagcTAAAAAATTAACTATAATGCCAATCCGTAGATTAACGTTAGTAGCACCCCGATCTCCTTCGCAAAATCTtttccgtctctttctcctggaGTAAATCCCACTCGTCCGACTAATGAAAGAGAAATTCTTCATCcaattcaaggtgagtaatcgctgttctgatgtccagacgctcttttcagtcataagagacggtagcagcaacattatgtacaaaataagttacaaataaaacaataacaaaaaataaaaaatagcacGGTTGCTTTAAGAGCCCATAAAATGGCAACCATCTTTCGTGGTGTTGTGCAGGATTGTGTTGGTGTCAGAGCTCTACAGTATTTAATGGTGTTGAGCAGGATTGTGTTGGTGTCAGAGATCTACAGTATTTAATGGTGTTGAGCAGGATTGTGTTGGTGTCAGAGAACTACAGTATTTAACGGTGTTGAGCAGGATTGTGTTGGTGTCAGAGAACTACAGTATTTAACGGTGTTGAGCAGGATTGTGTTGGTGTCAGAGCTCTACAGTATTTAACGGTGTTGAGCAGGATTGTGTTGGTGTCAGAGCTCTACAGTATTTAACGGTGTTGAGCAGGATTGTGTTGGTGTCAGAGCTCTACAGTATTTAATGGTGTTGAGCAGGATTGTGTTGGTGTCAGAGCTCTACAGTATTTAACGGTGTAGAGTAGGATTGTGTTGGTGTCAGAGAACTACAGTATTTAACGGTGTTGAGCAGGATTGTGTTGGTGTCAGAGCTCTACAGTATTTAATGGTGTTGAGCAGGATTGTGTTGGTGTCAGAGCTCTACAGTATTTAACGGTGTTGAGCAGGATTGTGTTGGTGTCAGAGCTCTACAGTATTTAATGGTGTTGAGCAGGATTGTGTTGGTGTCAGAGCTCTACAGTATTTAACGGTGTTGAGCAGGATTGTGTTGGTGTCAGAGCTCTACAGTATTTAATGGTGTTGAGCAGGATTGTGTTGGTGTCAGAGAACTACAGTATTTAACGGTGTTGAGCAGGATTGTGTTGGTGTCAGAGCTCTACAGTATTTAATGGTGTTGAGCAGGATTGTGTTGGTGTCAGAGAACTACAGTATTTAACGGTGTTGAGCAGGATTGTGTTGGTGTCAGAGCTCTACAGTATTTAACGGTGTTGAGCAGGATTGTGTTGGTGTCAGAGCTCTACAGTATTTAACGGTGTTGAGCAGGATTGTGTTGGTGTCAGAGAACTACAGTATTTAACGGTGTAGAGCAGGATTGTGTTGGTGTCAGAGCTCTACAGTATTTAACGGTGTTGAGCAGGATTGTGTTGGTGTCAGAGCTCTACAGTATTTAACGTGTTGAGCAGGATTGTGTTGGTGTCAGAGCTCTACAGTATTTAATGGTGTTGAGCAGGATTGTGTTGGTGTCAGAGAACTACAGTATTTAACGGTGTTGAGCAGGATTGTGTTGGTGTCAGAGCTCTACAGTATTTAATGGTGTTGAGCAGGATTGTGTTGGTGTCAGAGCTCTACAGTATTTAATGGTGTTGAGAAGGATTGTGTTGGTGTCAGAGCTCTACAGTATTTAATGGTGTTGAGCAGGATTGTGTTGGTGTCAGAGCTCTACAGTATTTAACGGTGTTGAGCAGGATTGTGTTGGTGTCAGAGCTCTACAGTATTTAACGGTGTTGAGCAGGATTGTGTTGGTGTCAGAGCTCTACAGTATTTAACGGTGTTGAGCAGGATTGTGTTGGTGTCAGAGCTCTACAGTATTTAACGGTGTTGAGCAGGATTGTGTTGGTGTCAGAGAACTACAGTATTTAACGGTGTTGAGCAGGATTGTGTTGGTGTCAGAGCTCTACAGTATTTAACGGTGTTGAGCAGGATTGTGTTGGTGTCAGAGCTCTACAGTATTTAACGGTGTTGAGCAGGATTGTGTTGGTGTCAGAGAACTACAGTATTTAACGGTGTTGAGCAGGATTGTGTTGGTGTCAGAGCTCTACAGTATTTAACGGTGTTGAGCAGGATTGTGTTGGTGTCAGAGCTCTACAGTATTTAACGGTGTTGAGCAGGATTGTGTTGGTGTCAGAGCTCTACAGTATTTAATGGTGTTGAGCAGGATTGTGTTGGTGTCAGAGCTCTACAGTATTTAATGGTGTTGTGCAGGATTGTGTTGGTGTCAGAGAACTACAGTATTTAATGGTGTTGAGCAGGATTGTGTTGGTGTCAGAGCTCTACAGTATTTAACGGTGTTGAGCAGGATTGTGTTGGTGTCAGAGCTCTACAGTATTTAATGGTGTTGAGCAGGATTGTGTTGGTGTCAGAGCTCTACAGTATTTAACGGTGTTGAGCAGGATTGTGTTGGTGTCAGAGAACTACAGTATTTAACGGTGTTGAGCAGGATTGTGTTGGTGTCAGAGCTCTACAGTATTTAACGGTGTTGAGCAGGATTGTGTTGGTGTCAGAGCTCTACAGTATTTAATGGTGTTGAGCAGGATTGTGTTGGTGTCAGAGCTCTACAGTATTTAATGGTGTTGAGCAGGATTGTGTTGGTGTCAGAGAACTACAGTATTTAACGGTGTTGAGCAGGATTGTGTTGGTGTCAGAGAACTACAGTATTTAACGGTGTTGAGCAGGATTGTGTTGGTGTCAGAGCTCTACAGTATTTAACGGTGTTGAGTAGGATTGTGTTGGTGTCAGAGCTCTACAGTTTTTAACGGTGTTGAGCAGGATTGTGTTGGAAAtagagtctctctctcctctccagaacGGACGTCTTCAGATGTCACCCACCCTGTGATAATGAGAGTGTGGGGTGTTTCTGTGCTTTGTTAAAACGAATGTAGTGCTGTGTGGGCAGTAAGAACTGGCATTCAGCACGCCTGACAAGGACAGGAATACAATGGTTGGTCCCCTCGCTGCTTTGTTCCTGATCACGCCACAGTTGATCAAAATTAGCATTTTCTAACACTACCCACATTCTAATGgcattcaaatgtatttttgttttgttgaccttTTGTAGAAAAGCCTGACTTGAGATAGTGTCCATGCTATATGCTTGTAGAAAAGCCTGACTTGAGATAGTGTCCATGCTATAGGCTTGTAGAAAAGCCTGACTTTAAATATTGTCCATGCTATATGCTTGTAGAAAAGCCTGACTTGAGATATTGTCCATGCTATATGCTTGTAGAAAAGCCTGACTTTAAATATTGTCCATGCTATAGGCTTGTAGAAAAGCCTGACTTGAGATATCGTCCATGTTTTATGCTTCAGGCTGGCAGGtactctagtggttagagcattgggccagtaaccgaaaggttgctggattgaatccccgagctgacatggtacaaatctgtcattctgcccctgagcaaggcagttaacccactgttcaccgGGCGCTAAAGACGTGGATGCTGATTAAGGCAGCccaccgcacctctctgattcagagggaattcagttgaaggcattcagttgtacaactgaaaagCCTAGCAGAAAAGCCTGATTTGAGATATTGTCCGTGTTGGAAACACATAGACTCTGTCAGCTGATGACCCTAAGGGCACTACAGCTGTTCCAATCACCTTTACAGTAAACAACCATGTTAGGCTGTGTATTGGCAAGAACGGTGGCGGATAACTTTGTTTCATGTTTACAAAAGCTAGTAAAATACTAATTCAACCGGTCTGGGTAGCAGCCTGAGGGGGTGCTTTCAAACACAAGCCATCTCActccacatacagtaccagtcaaacgtttggacctactcattcaagggtttttcttaattttttactattttctacattgtagaataatagacatgacaactatggaataacacatatggaatcaagtagtcaccttgttaaaagttaatctATGTAATAtctttccatcttaatgcatttgagtcaatcagttgtgttgtgacaaggtaggggtggtatacagaagatagccctatttggtaaaagaccaagtccttattatggcaagaacagttcaaataagcaaagagaaacgaccttcgattattactttaagacatgaaggtcagtcaatgcggaacatttcaggaactttgaaagtttcttcaagtgctgtcgcaaaTAACCATCAAGCACTTtgttgaaactggctctcatgaggactgccacaggaaag harbors:
- the LOC120063660 gene encoding ankyrin repeat domain-containing protein 50-like produces the protein MSGSSHSTSLLRGRRFYCREWALEKLRRCLEARSTPGRPPGVLVTGGPGAGKTALCTEAVWPTSDAGLGVGLAPRCLGFHFCQREDGRSMAVWRFVLGLVDQLRVSPLLPLGYRDTLDTPLVAPTLEPLHCQRDPDDTFKRAVLLPLLGLPPPGQPLFLVVDSLDSGCEYGVGDGSCSAGAPGRYSSISELLSSHQHLFPSWLLLVCSVRRQNKAVCKMFSGFRKLCLDDLRKPAPVRDVQQYILRRLDQEGALRRQLTPETADMLNLLHIKSGGCFLFLEQVLDGVAGALVGLREIRDIPGTLNGLYLWLCQRLFPRCLFLEVRPLLNALLASPRPFTTQEIYTATWTQDMSLSPMDFQSRLKALSTLLIDGPGGSKLLFHASFAEWLTDVKYCTQKYLCSVSEGHTMLAMALTLRAPHLNTEDTCQMGSHLISSGMHKDKPALLALWLLWADVPPLASSSYPSSPASQPPVLVKQEVLQLLMKSGVFPPSCAPDRGPSTGVHCAGQGGTIIRRVLERQDSMRVLLDSGVSVNRTDPSDGRTLLASAAHAGSADVAVLLLSRGADPLISDHQGQTPLMLSARQGHVKVLGMLLDWARGQQPEAAVRMVEHADSEGWTALRSAAWAGHTEAVHLLLDAGANVDGCDAEGRSALRAAAWGGHEEILLTLLDYKAQVDMADREGRTPLIAAAYMGHREAVEILLDHCAEVDLADGDGRTALSVAALCVPTAAGVKGYGDVASLLLERGADPGHRDRNGMTPLLLAAYEGHEEVVELLLEAGADVDESAGLHAAAASAAAVTPLLAAAAMGHAKTVGRVLFWGATVDSIDGEGRTALSLAAAQGSVEVVRALLDRGLDENHKDDLGWTPLHAAACEGHRGICAILMESGSMARVGEMDIEGRTPLILAAQEGHCGTVRLLLDHRSPIDHRAYDGHSALSAAALEDHAEVVELLMRRGTDTDVRDAEGRPLLYLLVLEGHLDMAALLIEKGGVPLESRDMEGRTALHVATWQGNLEAVGLLVSHGADPNAQDGEGRPPLHSVAWRGHVAPGCLLLEVSGVNVDLACRQQGATALSIAAQEGHANIVAMLLERGANPDHIDKYGRSPVKVAGKRGHFTIVRMLESYGAKPYSGLLPQSNTRSPKSSTVKILYSTCSESNEAGASTSSASVSSASASCSPGSTAEHFHSIQSSQTSSSTAHSLATVQTVPADSLSFTQQIQQHSLPRSRFRHSTLPPPDSAHGSLHSSSRRARCPKASPPPPTLCTVTATVHDSEQPYKGCPIGFDYPSKHKPPCLIQEERSQYEGGRWNSVMASLGVTPGQDGPKNRNCLPMGYPYELQSPAQRETREENQKMSIKSSSALSAACMVVMTTTDPQLNLKQAIKLQFEGPTSAALYKRE